Genomic segment of Ranitomeya imitator isolate aRanImi1 chromosome 6, aRanImi1.pri, whole genome shotgun sequence:
TAGTCCTCTGGTTCTCTAGTCCTTTTGACATCTGGTTCTCTAGTTCTTTGGTCCTCTGGTTCTCTAGTCCTTTAGTCCTCTGGTTCTCTAGTCCTTTTGTACTCTGGTTCTCTAGTCCTTTAGTCCTCTGGTTCTCTAGTCCTTTAGTCCTCTGGTTCTCTAGTCCTTTTGACATCTGGTTCTCTAGTTCTTTGGTCCTCTGGTTCTCTAGTCCTTTTGACATCTGGTTCTCTAGTCCTTTAGTCCTCTGGTTCTCTAGTCCTTTTGACATCTGGTTCTCTAGTTCTTTGGTCCTCTGGTTCTCTAGTCCTTTAGTCCTCTGGTTCTCTAGTCCTTTTGTACTCTGGTTCTCTAGTCCTTTAGTCCTCTGGTTCTCTAGTCCTTTTGACATCTGGTTCTCTAGTTCTTTGGTCCTCTGGTTCTCTAGTCCTTTTGACATCTGGTTCTCTAGTCCTTTTGACATCTGGTTCTCTAGTCCTTTAGTCCTCTGGTTCTCTAGTCCTTTTGTACTCTGGTTCTCTAGTCCTTTTAACATCTGGTTCTCTAGACCTTTAGTCCTCTGGTTCTCTAGTCCTTTACTCCTCTGGTTCTCTAGTTCTTTGGTCCTCTGGTTCTCTAGTCCTTTTGATATCTGGTTCTCTAGTCCTTTTGTACTCTGGTTCTCTAGTCCTTTAGTCCTCTGGTTCTCTAGTTCTTTGGTCCTCTGGTTCTCTAGTCCTTTTGTACTCTGGTTCTCTAGTCCTTTAGTCCTCTGGTTCTCTAGTCCTTTTGACATCTGGTTCTCTAGTTCTTTGGTCCCCTGGTTCTCTAGTCCTTTAGTCTTCTGGTTCTCTAGTTCTTTGGTCCTCTGGTTCTCTAGTCCTTTTAACATCTGGTAATCTAGTTCTTTGGTCCTCTGGTTCTCTAGTCCTTTAGTCCTCTGGTTCTCTAGTTCTTTTGTCCTCTGGTTCTCTAGTCCTTTTGACATCTGGTTCTCTAGTCCTTTTGTACTCTGGTTCTCTAGTCCTTTAGTCCTCTGGTTCTCTAGTTCTTTGGTCCTCTGGTTCTCTAGTCCTTTTGTACTCTGGTTCTCTAGTCCTTTAGTCCTCTGGTTCTCTAGTCCTTTTGACATCTGGTTCTCTAGTTCTTTGGTCCTCTGGTTCTCTAGTCCTTTAGTCCTCTGGTTCTCTAGTTCTTTGGTCCTCTGGTTCTCTAGTCCTTTAGTCCTCTGGTTTTCTAGTTCTTTGGTCCTCTGGTTCTCTAGTTCTTTGGTCCTCTGGTTCTCTAGTCCTTTAGTCCTCTGGTTCTCTAGTCCTTTAGTCCTCTGGTTCTCTAGTTCTTTGGTCCTCTGGTTCTCTAGTCCTTTAGTCCTCTGGTTCTCTAGTCCTTTAGTCCTCTGGTTCTCTAGTCCTTTCGACATCTGGTTCTCTAGTTCTTTGGTTCTCTGGTTCTCTGGTTTCTGAGATATTTCATAGCTAGAAATTTACTGGAATTAACTTTCATTTTAAGCTACACAGTGAAATACAGAATAATTATTTAATCTCCTTACCTAAGACACTGAAGAGTCAGCGGCCAGAAGCGATTTCATCTGTGATCACACATGGGTCACTTTGGggaaccaattcagcaaaagtcCTGGTTTTATTGAATTCAGCAAAATACTTGAAGTCCATTCAAAAAACCTTGGCACCtgacaaaaatgttttttgttttttttgtagagCCGTGTAATAGATATGTGACGGAGGATTCCTTGTTTCTCACCTCCCCACCAGCAGTGCCAATCCGTGCCCCATTAATAGCGACACCAGTACTGCATTATAAAGggtgtctgttaccatggagacacatagaccTGCTTAAGAGAtgtatacattttatatttttacttttttaaatttaattcAGAGATTTTAAAGATCTCTCTGCCGGGATTACTTACCCAGTGCTGCCGCTCCGCTGCTGCCCAAGTTGTCATTGATTTGGCTGCAGATGTCAGAAGTAAAGCAgacgaccgctgcagccaatcactaagctctGTGGTCTCATGCCATGTTTGTTGGAATTGTTGCTGATCCTAGTGGTTGGCTGTGGTGAACAAAGGCGTGGGGGTCTCAGCGGAGAGCTGAAGCTCCTGGGAGTAATGCTGACTATTTAATTGAGTGGTTTTCATTCAGTATAAATTAAAGAaccaggaaaacccctttaaggtgaACGTCTCCTTTAAACAAGTTTATTTCATCTGTAGTATATTAATGAATTTTCTTGGTtgcttcattggaggacacagaacCAAGGGTTAATATGCCGCCCCCCAGAGGCTGACACTGAGAACGCATCTTATACCGCAAACTTCATATAGTTGGATGTCGGCTGCCCAATGTCGCCTACAGAGGAAGAGGCAACATTTCCTCTAAGATGTATTCTGAGGGTCTGCCTGCAGGAGGCAGCAGATTAACCCttggttcctgtgtccccaatgatggCTACGAGAAAAATGTTATGGTGAGAACTGAAAATCATTGTGCGAGGTGTAATCTGACCGAAAACGACCGAACTGCAGAATATCACCCACCCTGCAGTATACTGCAGCACTCATCCCTGTATACAGAGTGTACAAGTCATGGCCAACCCGTCTGAGACTGACGCGGCACAATGTGAAAACCAAACTGTGTGTGGCGGTGCTCTTctgacccttattctccgcactcccgccccttatgctccgcactcctgccccttattctccgcactcctgccccttattctccacactcccgccccttattctccgcactcctgccccttattctccgcactcctgccccttattctccacactcccgccccttattctccacactcccgcaccttattctccacactcctgccccttattctccacactcctgcctcttattctccacactcccgccccttattctccgcactcctgccccttattctccacactcccgccccttattctccgcactcctgccccttattctccgcactcctgccccttatgctccgcactcctgccccttattctccacactcccgccccttattctccacactcccgccccttatgctccgcactcccgccccttattctccacactcctgccccttattctccacactcctgccccttattctccacaatcctgccccttattctccagactccagccccttatgctccgcactcccgccccttattctccacactcccgccccttattctccacactcctgccccttattctccacactcctgccccttattctccgcactcccgccccttattctccgcactcctgccccttattctccgcactcctgccccttattctccacactcccgccccttattctccacactcctgccccttattctccgcactcccgccccttattctccgcactactgccccttattctccagactccagccccttattctccagactcccgccccttattctccacactcccgccccttattctccacactcccgccccttattctccacactcccgccccttattctccacactcccgccccttatgctccacactcccgccccttattctccgcactcccgccccttattctccacactcccgccccttattctccacactcctgccccttattctccacactcccgccccttatgctccgcactcccgccccttattctccacactcctgccccttattccccgcactcctgccccttattctcctcactcctgacccttattctccacactcctgccccttattctccacactcctgccccttattctccacactcctgccccttattctccacactcctgccccttattctccacactcctgccccttattctccacactcctgccccttattctccgcactcccgccccttattctccgcactcccgccccttattctccgcactcccgccccttattctccgcactcccgccccttattctccgcactcctgccccttattctccgcactcccgccccttattctccacactactgccccttattctccgcactcctgccccttattctccacactactgccccttattctccgcactactgccccttattctccacactcctgccccttattctccgcactcccgccccttattctccacactactgccccttattctccgcactactgccccttattctccacactcctgccccttattctccgcactcccgccccttattctccacactactgccccttattctccgcactcccgccccttattctccacactcctgccccttattctccgcactcccgccccttattctccgcactcccgccccttattctccacactcccgccccttattctccacactcccgccccttattctccacactcccgccccttattctccacactcccgccccttattctccacactcccgccccttattctccacactactgccccttattctccgcactcccgccccttattctccgcactcctgccccttattctccgcactcccgccccttattctccacactcccgccccttattctccacactcccgccccttattctccacactcccgccccttattctccacactcccgccccttattctccacactcccgccccttattctccacactcccgccccttattctccgcactcccgccccttattctccacactcccgccccttatgctccgcactcctgccccttattctccacactcccgccccttattctccacactcccgccccttattctccacactcccgccccttattctccacactcccgccccttattctccacactcccgccccttattctccacactcccgccccttattctccacactcccgccccttattctccacactcctgccccttattctccacactcctgacacttattctccacactcccgccccttattctccgcactcccgccccttattctccacactcccgccccttattctccacactcccgccccttattctccacactcccgccccttattctccacactcccgcccttgCCCCTTGTTCTCTGCACTCCCGCCCCTTGTTCTCCGCACTCCCGCCCTTGCCCCTTGTTctctgcactcctgccccttattctctagacttctgccccttattctccgcactcctgccccttattctccgcactcctgccccttattctccgcactccggccccttattctccgcactccggccccttattctccacactccggctccttattctccacactccggcccctaattctccacactcctgccccttattctccacactcctgccccttagtctccacactcctgctccttattctccacactcctgctccttattctccacactcccgccccttattctccacactcccgccccttattctccacactcccgccccttatgctccacactcccgccccttatgctCCACACtctcgccccttattctccacactcccgccccttatgctccacactcccgccccttattctccacactcccgccccttatgctccacactcccgccccttattctccacactcccgccccttattctccacactcccgccccttattctccacactcccgccccttattctccacactcccgccccttattctccacactcccgccccttattctccacactcccgccccttattctccacactcccgccccttattctccgcactcccgccccttatgctccgcactcccgcctcttattctccacactcccgccccttattctccacactcccgccccttattctccacactcccgccccttattctccgcactcccgccccttattctccgcactcccgccccttattctccgcactcccgccccttattctccgcactcccgccccttattctccgcactcccgccccttattctccacactcccgccccttattctccacactcccgccccttattctccacactcccgccccttattctccccactcccgccccttattctccacactcccgccccttattctccacactcccgccccttattctccacactcccgccccttattctccacactcccgccccttattcatcacactcccgccccttattctccacactcccgccccttattctccacactcccgccccttattctccacactcccgccccttattctccacactcccgccccttattctccacactcccgccccttattctccgcactcccgccccttattctccacactcccgccccttattctccacactcccgccccttattctccacactcccgccccttattctccacactcccgccccttattctccacactcccgccccttattctccacactcccgccccttattctccgcactccagccccttattctccgcactcctgccccttattctccgcactcccgccccttattctccacactcccgccccttattctccacactcccgccccttattctccacactcccgccccttattctccacactcctgctccttatccgccacactcctgccccttattccccgcattcctgccccttattctccgcactcccgccccttattctccgcactcccgccccttattctccgcactcccgccccttgttctccgcactcccgccccttgtTCTCTGCACTCCCGCCCCTTGTTCTCTGCACTCCCGCCCCTTGTTCTCTGCACTCCCGCCCCTTGTTCTCTGCACTGCCGCCCCTTGTTCTCTGCACTCCCGCCCCTTGTTCTCCGCACTCCCGCCCTTGCCCCTTGTTctctgcactcctgccccttattctctagacttctgccccttattctccgcactcctgccccttattctccgcactcctgccccttattctccgcactccggccccttattctccgcactccggccccttattctccacactccggccccttattctccacactccggcccctaattctccacactcctgccccttattctccacactcctgccccttattctccacactcctgctccttattctccacactcctgccccttattgtccacactcctgccccttattctccacactcctgccccttattctccacactcctgccccttattctccacactcctgccccttattctccacactcctgccccttattctccacactcctgccccttattctccacactcctgccccttattctccacacccctgccccttattctccacacccctgccccttattctccacacccctgccccttattctccacactcctgccccttattctccacactcctgccccttattctccacactcctgccccttattctccacactcctgccccttattctccgcactcctgccccttattctccgcactccggccccttattctccgcactccggccccttattctccacactccggctccttattctccacactccggcccctaattctccacactcctgccccttattctccacactcctgccccttagtctccacactcctgctccttattctccacactcctgctccttattctccacactcctgccccttattctccacactcctgccccttattctccacactcctgccccttattctccacactcctgccccttattctccacactcctgccccttattctccacactcctgccccttattctccacactcctgccccttattctccacacccctgccccttattctccacacccctgccccttattctccacactcctgccccttattctccacactcctgccccttattctccacactcctgccccttattctccacactcctgccccttattctccacactcctgccccttatcctccacactcctgccccttattccccacattcctgccccttattctccacactcctgccccttattctccacactcctgcccccttttctccacattcctgccccttattctctattACATCGGTATGGCGAGGGGTTCTTAATAAGGAGGATAGGGTCCAGGGTATGGGTGATCGGAGCCACTAGCTGGAtagggacctgtgtgtgggtgatttggTGTGGTTCTGCCATTGAGGAGCACATAGAATGCAGGCCGGATCCTTCTCTGGGGTACAGGAGGCAGAGGTGGACATCTCCTGATAATCTGCAGACTAGTCATATTATCTCTTTTCCTCctcacacactgagctgcggagcTGTCGGCCCTCGCTCTGCGCCTCTGTTCTctgtccatctgcgctagcgctgtgcaagcgccggcacttgcgttagtgcagtccgtttaacggatatgttgaatggactgcactaacgtagtgtgaactaAGCCTTACAAACTCAGAATAGCTGATACAACCCAAGACCCAGAACCCCAAGAGTCCATTTAAGCAGTTTAACCCTTGCAGCACCAGAGGAAAGAAAGCCAGAACTGCTAATAGGACGGTGAAGTTGTTCTAACTACTGCAGGTGTACGTGTCACCAGACGCTGGGATCAACAATTTTAGCCATCTGGATTTCCATAACGGGAATGTGGTGGTAGGGATGGTACCAAGGAGGCTGCATATTTTGTGAGAAGAGAACAGTGAAATACATTCTGGATCTTAAAAGTAGATGGTGGGGCAAGTCGAAATGCCATGGCTTGATGATGGCAACaatcttatagggaccaatgaacCTGGGTCCTAGTTTCCAAGAAGGAACCTTTAATTTAATATTCTTTGAGTATAACCACACCAAATGACCCACACACAGGTCCCGATCCAGCTAGTGGCTCCGATCATCCATACCCTGGACCCTATCCTCCTTATTAAGAACACCTCGCCATACCGATGTAAGAGATGAGGAAAACCATTCTTCCTCAGGTAGCCCAGAAGAACGGTTACTATTAAAAGCGCAAAACTGAGAATGAAACCCAAATGCCTGAAAAATGGAGACTTGCCAGTTGATTATTTACAGCAAACACCACAAGAAGTAAATATGAAACCCAACcctctgattctcagacacaagcACCTAAGATATGTCTCAAGATTTTGGTTAACTCGCTCAATTTGCCCATAAGATTGTAGATGAAAAATAAAGATGAATCCCTAAATGAGATCAAAATGCTTTCCAATATTTAGATCTAAATTAAACCCCCTGGTCGGAAACATTACCAGTAGGAATCCCATGCAATTTCACGATCTCCTTAATAAATTTGTGCCATTGTCTTGGAATTGCAATGAAATGAGCTATTTTGCTGAATTTATCCACAACTACCAATATTCCTGTGTTACTTGTTGACAAGGGTAGATCAGTGATGACATTTACaaacaaatgagtccatggtctacaGAGAATCGCCAAAGGTAGATGAGCCCCAGATGGATGAGTATGTGGGGTTTTAGAACGCACACAAGAATTACAGGCAGCTACGTACTCCCGAAAATCCTGGtgcaccccagaccaccaaaaacgacgAGCAAAAACATCGGGGGTGGGCTGGTGGCTTTActaccaggatgtccagccaagacTGAATCACAATATTCAATGGAGATTCTAAGATTCACAGGAATAAACCGTTTACCTGAAGGACAGGCAGCGGGGGCGTCCTCCCGAGCCTCCAAGACCTCCCTATCCAGATCAGGACATACAGCAACAATAACTTCTCCTTTCTGTAATATGGGAATCGGCTCCCCTGAGAAACATCTGCCTTAATGTTCTTATTCCCCAGCCTATAAGTCACAACAATGTGGAATCTGGTAAAAAACAATGGCCATCTTCCAGATATAAAAGATCATCCAGATATAAAAGATTTTTGTGATGACCATGACCGGATGAACTGCCCAATCCAAAAAAATGATGCTATTCTTTGTAGGCCAACTATATTTTAAGAGTTCCCTATTACTAATGTCATAACTTTTTTCGGTGGACGGCAATTCTTTTGAGAAATATGCACACAGACGCCATTTACTAGGAGACGAAGCCTGTGATTCTATAGCCCAAACCCCCCACCTCCAACGCGTTGACTTCCACAAGGAACAATTGAGTGACCTGAGGCTGTGTAAGAATGGAAGCAGAAGCAAAAGATTTTGAAAACCATGTAGCCCCGACAATCTAATTGAAGAGATCCAGAATGTAAGAGGATATGGATTCCGAACAGTGATCCGATTTAGTTCCCAGAATCAAAATCAGGACAGCCCCGATCTTTTTTCTTAAAGAAAAATCTGAGAGATTTTCGATAAATAGATTGTCCATAGATATAAGCTATAGATGGATGACTCTTCTGATGGCCGTGGACAGGCCTTGgatttattgactagtccacattCTGTGCCTGATGGGTGGAGGATCTGCTCTGTGACAGTTGTGGATTATTTCTATAGAACGTTCCACTGGGCTCTGTCCATCCTTTGCACATTACATACTGTGGCCGGTTCTCACCCTTGTAGATGCCTCTGGTGGTTCAGGCTTCTTCCACCATCCCTGGTCTATTGGCATCCTGTACTCTGGTAATATCTGGACCTAACAGGGGCGTTCTGGTTGGTCACGTCACTCATGTTTTCTGTCACTTTATCATATGATGGGAAAGAACTCTCCGTAGATTCCCACTGCTGTGTAACAAGTCTCGCTTCTTTCACACGTTGCTGGCAGTGGAGGGCACTCGAGGTCAGGGCGCCGTCAGCCTCCTGTACACCACGTCTGGGAACCTGGAGAGCCTTAGGGTCACTTCATGTCAGCTTTATATGGATGGATACAGGACATGTGAATTACAAATATCTAGTATTCCTCCCTGTTGAAGGATGGATATCTGGAGGGATATTCATCTGTTCTGAGGCTTGTAGTGTAGATAATGGAAGAACTTTAAGTCACAGGACATCTGTGTGCTCACTCCTGAGGATTAATCCTAAATTGTGTGGAAGCAATAACAAGAGTGGCCATAATGAGGAACGTTCCAGCAGGTTCCAAAAGTCGGGGACAAATCTCTCCATGGATGAGACTGCGAACAAATCGCACCCCTCTGCCTGGACGGACGCTCCTCCTCTGCCGGGGTGGTCCGGAGGTGTTTCTGGTTTTATGATGAAATGGATCCAGCAGAGAAGAAAATGTTTCCGTCCTTCCTTTATATTTTCTGATTCTTTGTATTTATTTCTTGCTTTGCACCAAACCTGCACATTAGATGTTTTCCACCTTCTAGTCACATGCAGGGCAGTATGTATGGTACCTGTCACAGAGTTACCGCAACAGAGCAGGccgcagcgtctgatggctcctgctttgccactgagaagaagcacttctccagtgtattgaatgtgtttgttttctttcagcaggacaggggttaatcgtccatgtggaaatccctgcattcagctgtgctcagttggctactcctctctcctataaaagctaggccttctggccagatccttgtctgagttagcacttgctagatagacctggagagtgaggagctggtgtctggagagctggaggagtttattctgcgactgttgcttggttgtacgcttggaaattcctcatcctttcctgccttattttcttcccccgtccttcacaccctagaGAATACCTCT
This window contains:
- the LOC138642357 gene encoding S-antigen protein-like; translation: MSKGLENQRTKGLENQRTKGLENQRTKELENQRTKGLENQRTKGLENQRTKELENQRTKELENQRTKGLENQRTKELENQRTKGLENQRTKELENQMSKGLENQRTKGLENQSTKGLENQRTKELENQRTKGLENQSTKGLENQMSKGLENQRTKELENQRTKGLENQRTKELDYQMLKGLENQRTKELENQKTKGLENQGTKELENQMSKGLENQRTKGLENQSTKGLENQRTKELENQRTKGLENQSTKGLENQISKGLENQRTKELENQRSKGLENQRTKGLENQMLKGLENQSTKGLENQRTKGLENQMSKGLENQMSKGLENQRTKELENQMSKGLENQRTKGLENQSTKGLENQRTKGLENQRTKELENQMSKGLENQRTKGLENQMSKGLENQRTKELENQMSKGLENQRTKGLENQRTKGLENQSTKGLENQRTKGLENQRTKELENQMSKGLENQRTKGLENQMSKGLENQRTKELENQMSKGLENQRTKGLENQRTKGLENQRTKELENQMSKGLENQRTKELENQI